Proteins encoded by one window of Anaerolineales bacterium:
- a CDS encoding APC family permease — protein MLAHLREFVFGPPLPTGRLGAERLNKVRALAALSPDALSSVAYANQEIFLGLAVAGAAGLAYSWPIAVAIASLLVIVSISYSQTLWAYPTGGGSYTVAKENLGATPGLVAAGALLIDYVLTAAVSLTAGMAAIASAFPMLWPYRVPAALAILVIILVANLRGLRESGTAMMIPVYLFLASFGAMLVAGFVTAARDGPGDWSSVPATGVPIGAFLLLHTFATGCTALTGIEAISNGITVFHPPVSRNASRTLAIMAVLMVTLFLGSIALTHYLAVVPQQPETILSALARRVLGDSFAYYLVQGATLLILAVAANTSFAGFPRVASVLARDRYLPGQFANLGDRLVYSNGMIVLAALTALLIIVFGGDSHALIPLFAVGVFLAFTLSQAGMVVHWIKARSAGWRVKSLVNGLGATVTAATFLIVAFSKFREGAWIVLVLIPGLAMLFQAVRMHYREVAHELTMHGLPPDLRPAPKPRLVIPISGVHRGIVEAVRFAQAISGDVTAVYVEIHPGEGERVRQQWMDWWPDIKLEIIPSPYRSLVGPLLGYLDRVDEQHNDGQQATVLLPEFVPAHWWQALLHNQTAWMLKTAMLYRRRRHGYQRAIIDVPYHLKR, from the coding sequence CCTACGCCAATCAGGAGATCTTCCTCGGGCTGGCTGTGGCGGGTGCGGCCGGGCTAGCCTACTCCTGGCCGATCGCCGTCGCGATTGCCAGCCTACTGGTGATCGTCAGCATCTCATACTCGCAAACCCTGTGGGCCTACCCCACGGGAGGCGGGTCGTACACCGTCGCCAAGGAGAACCTCGGAGCCACTCCCGGCCTGGTCGCGGCCGGCGCGCTGCTTATCGACTACGTGTTGACTGCCGCGGTCAGCCTGACGGCGGGGATGGCCGCGATCGCCTCGGCCTTCCCCATGCTCTGGCCATATCGGGTGCCCGCAGCGCTGGCAATCTTGGTGATCATCCTGGTGGCCAACCTGCGCGGATTGCGGGAATCCGGCACAGCCATGATGATTCCGGTTTACCTCTTCCTGGCCTCGTTCGGCGCGATGCTCGTGGCGGGCTTTGTCACCGCCGCCCGCGATGGCCCCGGGGATTGGTCGAGCGTGCCCGCCACGGGTGTGCCGATCGGGGCCTTCCTGCTGCTGCACACTTTCGCCACGGGGTGCACGGCACTGACCGGGATCGAAGCCATCAGTAACGGGATCACCGTCTTCCACCCGCCGGTCTCGCGCAATGCCAGCCGGACACTGGCCATCATGGCGGTTCTGATGGTGACGCTCTTCCTGGGATCCATCGCTCTGACCCACTATCTTGCAGTTGTCCCTCAGCAACCGGAGACAATCCTTTCGGCGCTGGCCCGCAGGGTTCTGGGGGACTCTTTCGCCTACTACCTCGTCCAGGGTGCGACGCTGCTCATCCTGGCGGTGGCGGCAAATACGAGTTTCGCCGGCTTCCCGCGGGTGGCTTCGGTCCTTGCGCGCGATCGCTACCTGCCCGGTCAGTTTGCCAACCTGGGCGACCGGCTGGTGTACTCGAACGGCATGATTGTGTTGGCCGCGTTGACAGCCCTTCTGATCATCGTCTTCGGCGGGGACTCGCATGCCCTGATTCCGTTGTTCGCCGTGGGCGTCTTCCTGGCGTTCACCTTGTCCCAGGCTGGAATGGTCGTTCACTGGATCAAGGCCCGGAGTGCCGGCTGGCGGGTCAAGTCCCTGGTGAACGGCCTGGGAGCCACAGTGACCGCGGCCACGTTCCTGATTGTGGCCTTCAGCAAGTTCCGCGAAGGCGCCTGGATCGTCCTGGTGCTCATCCCGGGTTTAGCGATGTTGTTCCAGGCAGTGCGGATGCACTACCGGGAAGTCGCCCACGAACTGACGATGCACGGGCTGCCCCCCGATCTCCGGCCAGCCCCCAAGCCGCGGCTGGTCATTCCGATCTCCGGCGTGCATCGCGGGATCGTGGAGGCTGTTCGCTTTGCTCAGGCGATCTCGGGGGACGTGACGGCGGTGTACGTCGAGATCCATCCCGGTGAGGGAGAACGGGTCCGGCAGCAATGGATGGATTGGTGGCCGGACATCAAGCTGGAGATCATCCCCTCGCCCTACCGCTCGTTGGTCGGGCCGCTGCTGGGCTATCTTGACCGGGTTGACGAGCAGCACAACGACGGGCAACAGGCAACGGTCCTGTTGCCGGAGTTCGTCCCGGCGCATTGGTGGCAGGCTCTGCTGCACAACCAGACTGCCTGGATGCTCAAGACAGCCATGCTCTACCGCCGCCGGCGCCATGGATATCAGCGGGCGATCATCGACGTCCCGTATCACTTAAAACGCTAG